Proteins encoded in a region of the Benincasa hispida cultivar B227 chromosome 2, ASM972705v1, whole genome shotgun sequence genome:
- the LOC120071511 gene encoding uncharacterized protein LOC120071511 produces MAMKQFFSEIRGLKVKELPAYVKPMLSIDSAKKAVQRGLDNYNAKYIQTGSIDPLYHVCFGGMIFSYLVALPEERRHLEHQQHAKEHGGH; encoded by the coding sequence ATGGCAATGAAGCAGTTCTTCTCCGAAATCAGGGGCTTGAAGGTTAAGGAGCTGCCCGCATACGTGAAGCCGATGCTCTCCATTGATTCTGCTAAGAAGGCAGTGCAGAGAGGTCTCGACAATTACAACGCCAAGTACATTCAAACTGGTTCTATTGACCCTCTCTATCATGTCTGCTTTGGCGGTATGATCTTTTCGTACCTTGTTGCGCTTCCTGAGGAACGGCGCCACCTTGAACATCAGCAACACGCCAAAGAACATGGTGGCCACTGA